In Phyllobacterium zundukense, one DNA window encodes the following:
- a CDS encoding competence/damage-inducible protein A codes for MTNEVVIAAMLAIGDELLSGRTKDKNIGHLADILTAVGIDLKEVRIVPDEEDRIVEALNSLRERYDYIFTSGGIGPTHDDITADAIAKAFGVPCEHDAKAMKLMGDNYAARGIEFTESRQRMARMPRGAVHIDNPVSTAPGFHIGNVYVMAGVPSVFQAMLDNVIPTLSVGKQLLSRSVNCPFGEGAIAVPLRDIQAAHPDTIIGSYPKYENGKFSTELVIRARDAEKLIAAETAVKNMVEQIASAIPAR; via the coding sequence ATTGCTATCCGGCCGAACCAAAGACAAGAATATTGGCCACCTCGCCGATATTCTAACGGCGGTAGGCATTGACCTCAAAGAAGTACGTATCGTTCCGGATGAAGAAGACAGAATTGTCGAAGCGCTCAATTCACTGCGTGAACGCTATGATTATATCTTCACCTCGGGTGGTATCGGCCCAACTCATGACGACATAACCGCCGACGCGATTGCAAAGGCTTTTGGCGTACCATGCGAGCACGATGCAAAAGCGATGAAACTTATGGGCGACAATTATGCGGCGCGCGGGATTGAATTTACCGAGAGCCGCCAGCGCATGGCGCGTATGCCGCGCGGCGCCGTCCACATTGACAATCCCGTTTCAACTGCGCCCGGCTTCCATATCGGCAATGTATATGTGATGGCGGGTGTGCCATCCGTTTTTCAAGCCATGCTCGACAATGTCATTCCAACGTTGAGTGTTGGAAAACAGCTGCTGTCCCGCTCGGTGAATTGCCCCTTTGGCGAAGGTGCGATTGCCGTGCCACTGCGTGATATCCAGGCCGCCCATCCCGATACGATCATCGGCTCCTATCCGAAATATGAAAACGGCAAGTTCTCGACAGAGCTGGTCATCCGCGCACGTGACGCTGAAAAACTCATCGCGGCAGAGACTGCAGTCAAGAATATGGTGGAGCAAATTGCCTCGGCAATACCTGCACGCTGA